The genome window CGAGAACGGCAACACGGTGCCGATAAGCATCGAAGTCGAGGGCCGGTTCAGCGCCGACCGCTACGTGAAAGCCATACACGTGTTCGCCGAAGCGAATCCCGCGCCCGAGGTCATTTCCTTCCATTTCACGCCGCGCAGCGGGCGCGCCAAGGTCGCGACCCGCATCCGTCTCGCACGCACGCAGCGCGTGGTGGCGCTGGCGGAATGGTCCGATGGGCGCGTGCAGGAGGCCATCAACGAGGTCAAGGTGACGATAGGAGGCTGCGGTGGCTGAG of Pseudomonadota bacterium contains these proteins:
- a CDS encoding thiosulfate oxidation carrier protein SoxY codes for the protein MQRTPLAEGIKFNTPAIAENGNTVPISIEVEGRFSADRYVKAIHVFAEANPAPEVISFHFTPRSGRAKVATRIRLARTQRVVALAEWSDGRVQEAINEVKVTIGGCGG